A genome region from Etheostoma cragini isolate CJK2018 chromosome 4, CSU_Ecrag_1.0, whole genome shotgun sequence includes the following:
- the tafa4b gene encoding chemokine-like protein TAFA-4b: MKLWGRSAWPVQVAFLVALVMLCVDPVSAGSRNHRGPTVSYQVKQGTCEVVAIHRCCNKNKIEERSQTVKCSCFPGQVAGTTRARPSCVEASIVAQKWWCQMHPCMDGEECKVLPDLTGWSCSTGNKVKTTKVTR; encoded by the exons ATGAAACTGTGGGGGAGGTCAGCTTGGCCTGTGCAGGTGGCCTTCCTTGTTGCCTTGGTGATGCTCTGCGTTGACCCGGTGTCCGCCGGCAGCCGTAACCATCGGGGACCGACAG tctcatACCAGGTGAAGCAGGGGACATGTGAGGTGGTGGCCATTCATCGCTGCTGTAATAAGAATAAGATTGAGGAGCGCTCTCAAACCGTCAAGTGTTCCTGTTTCCCTGGGCAGGTGGCTGGCACTACAAgagccagaccttcctgtgTGGAAG CCTCCATCGTGGCCCAGAAGTGGTGGTGCCAGATGCATCCATGTATGGATGGAGAGGAGTGTAAGGTCCTGCCTGACCTGACTGGCTGGTCCTGCAGCACTGGCAACAAAGTCAAAACAACCAAG gtCACACGATAG